In the genome of Streptomyces pactum, one region contains:
- a CDS encoding DUF3566 domain-containing protein, producing MTDARGPQYEPFAAGPLPGERPAQPAQPYHPPQAYPPPAGAGAGAAPRKATARRPKPAAPEAPARTMPRTRKARLRVAKVDPWSVMKVSFLLAIALGICTVVAAAVLWMVMDAMGVFSAVGGTISEATEGKKGTGFDLESFLSLPRVLTFTSIIAAINVVLATALATLGAFIYNLSAGFVGGVELTLAEDE from the coding sequence GTGACGGATGCCCGAGGGCCCCAGTACGAGCCGTTCGCGGCCGGCCCCCTTCCCGGCGAGCGGCCTGCCCAGCCCGCCCAGCCGTACCACCCGCCGCAGGCGTATCCGCCGCCGGCGGGCGCGGGGGCGGGGGCCGCTCCCCGCAAGGCCACCGCCCGGCGGCCCAAGCCGGCCGCGCCGGAGGCGCCGGCCCGCACCATGCCGCGGACCCGCAAGGCGCGGCTGCGGGTGGCCAAGGTCGATCCCTGGTCGGTGATGAAGGTCAGCTTCCTGCTCGCCATCGCCCTGGGCATCTGCACGGTGGTCGCCGCCGCGGTGCTGTGGATGGTGATGGACGCGATGGGCGTGTTCAGCGCGGTCGGCGGAACCATCAGCGAGGCGACCGAGGGCAAGAAGGGCACCGGCTTCGACCTGGAGTCCTTCCTGTCGCTGCCGCGGGTGCTCACGTTCACCTCGATCATCGCGGCGATCAACGTGGTGCTGGCGACGGCGCTGGCCACCCTGGGCGCGTTCATCTACAACCTGTCCGCGGGCTTCGTGGGCGGCGTCGAGCTGACCCTGGCGGAAGACGAGTAG